A single Pseudomonas sp. DC1.2 DNA region contains:
- a CDS encoding septal ring lytic transglycosylase RlpA family protein, with protein sequence MRALPMNKPLKLLAYAALAMLVASCSTSRAPTQKYASNSVRSAPGLDINRAHKDGAPWWDVDVSRIPDATPTLHTGPYKANPYTVLGKTYFPLNDSKRYVASGTASWYGTKFHGQNTANGEVYDLYGMSAAHKTLPLPSYVRVTNLDNNKSVILRVNDRGPFYSDRIIDLSYAAAKKLGYAEIGTARVKVEGIDPQEWWAQKGRPAPLMLNEPQIAQNAAPTITASAGTVEQWTPPPQQHAAAVVPVQIDAKKNGSVPASGQYLQVGAFANPDAAELLRSKLSGMVSAPVFISSIVRNQQTLHRVRLGPIGSQGEIQQVQNSVRMANLGSPSLVTAE encoded by the coding sequence ATGCGGGCATTGCCTATGAATAAACCCCTGAAGCTGCTGGCATATGCCGCGTTGGCGATGCTGGTCGCCAGTTGTTCGACCAGTCGTGCGCCGACCCAGAAATACGCCTCCAACTCCGTGCGCTCAGCGCCGGGGCTGGACATCAACCGCGCCCACAAAGACGGCGCTCCGTGGTGGGACGTCGATGTCTCGCGCATTCCGGATGCCACGCCGACCCTGCACACCGGTCCTTACAAGGCCAATCCCTACACGGTGCTGGGCAAGACCTATTTCCCGTTGAACGACTCCAAGCGTTACGTCGCCTCGGGTACGGCGTCCTGGTATGGCACCAAGTTCCATGGTCAGAACACCGCCAACGGCGAAGTCTATGACCTGTACGGCATGAGTGCCGCTCACAAAACACTGCCACTGCCAAGTTATGTTCGGGTGACGAACCTGGACAACAACAAGAGCGTAATTCTGCGCGTTAACGACCGTGGACCGTTCTATTCGGATCGAATCATCGACTTGTCCTACGCTGCCGCCAAAAAGCTCGGCTATGCAGAGATCGGTACGGCACGGGTCAAGGTTGAAGGCATCGACCCACAGGAGTGGTGGGCACAGAAAGGACGTCCGGCGCCGTTGATGCTTAACGAGCCACAAATAGCGCAAAATGCCGCGCCGACAATTACCGCTTCTGCGGGGACCGTCGAGCAGTGGACTCCGCCGCCGCAGCAGCATGCCGCGGCCGTTGTGCCGGTGCAGATTGATGCAAAAAAAAACGGTTCTGTACCAGCGTCTGGCCAGTATCTGCAGGTGGGCGCGTTCGCCAACCCGGACGCTGCAGAACTCCTGAGGTCCAAGCTCAGCGGGATGGTGAGCGCTCCGGTGTTCATCAGCTCGATCGTGCGCAACCAGCAGACACTGCATCGGGTACGCTTGGGGCCGATCGGTTCTCAGGGTGAGATTCAGCAAGTGCAGAACAGTGTGCGGATGGCCAATCTCGGTTCGCCGAGCCTGGTGACTGCCGAGTAA
- the mltB gene encoding lytic murein transglycosylase B, which translates to MQAMRGWATRYAPWVGLVGILGSAEHARAGDYEGSPQVAEFVGEMTRDYGFAGEQLMAVFREAERKQAILDAISKPAERVKQWKEYRPMFLTEARIARGVDFWRQHEAVLARAEQEYGVPAQVIVSIIGVETFFGRNTGNYRVIDALSTLGFDYPPRAEFFRKELREFLLLAREEQVDPLTLKGSYAGAMGLPQFMPSSFRAYAVDFDGDGHINIWTNADDAIGSVASYFKRHGWVAGEPVVSRADVRGDQVDEGLTTGIEPTKTVGELRALGWSSHDALRDDMPVTAFRLEGENGPEYWMGLKNFYAITRYNRSVMYAMAVHQLSEQLVQARGVK; encoded by the coding sequence ATGCAAGCAATGCGTGGCTGGGCGACTCGATACGCGCCGTGGGTCGGCCTGGTAGGCATCCTTGGTTCCGCGGAACATGCGCGGGCCGGCGATTACGAAGGCTCACCCCAAGTGGCCGAATTCGTCGGTGAAATGACCCGCGACTACGGCTTTGCCGGTGAACAGCTGATGGCGGTGTTCCGCGAAGCCGAGCGCAAACAGGCGATCCTCGACGCGATTTCCAAACCCGCCGAACGGGTAAAACAGTGGAAAGAGTATCGCCCAATGTTCCTCACTGAAGCGCGCATCGCCCGCGGTGTGGACTTTTGGCGCCAGCATGAGGCCGTGCTGGCCCGTGCCGAGCAGGAATACGGCGTGCCGGCCCAGGTGATTGTCTCGATCATCGGCGTTGAAACCTTTTTCGGCCGCAATACCGGCAATTACCGGGTGATCGATGCGTTGTCGACCCTGGGTTTCGACTATCCTCCCCGTGCCGAATTCTTCCGCAAGGAATTGCGTGAATTTCTATTGCTGGCGCGTGAAGAACAAGTCGATCCGTTGACCCTCAAAGGCTCTTACGCAGGGGCAATGGGCTTGCCGCAGTTCATGCCAAGCAGTTTTCGCGCCTACGCGGTGGACTTCGACGGTGACGGCCACATTAATATCTGGACCAATGCGGACGACGCCATCGGCAGCGTAGCCAGTTACTTCAAGCGTCACGGTTGGGTTGCGGGCGAGCCCGTGGTCAGTCGCGCCGATGTGCGTGGCGATCAGGTGGACGAAGGTTTGACCACGGGTATCGAGCCAACGAAAACCGTCGGGGAGTTGCGGGCGCTGGGCTGGTCGAGTCATGATGCGCTGCGCGATGATATGCCGGTCACTGCTTTCCGCCTGGAAGGGGAGAATGGCCCCGAATACTGGATGGGCCTGAAGAATTTTTACGCGATCACGCGTTATAACCGCAGCGTGATGTACGCCATGGCTGTACATCAACTGTCTGAACAGCTGGTCCAAGCACGGGGCGTTAAGTAA